AAATTATTTAGAAAAAGTTATCAATTCGATAAGCATCAGAAAATCTAAAAATTCATGAGGGTAATATGATGCAGCCACTCACCTCTCGCCAGAACCGTTTATTGAAATATCTGTTACAACACCAGGGATATGTAACGGTTAAAGATATTGCACATTACCTGGATGTGTCGGAAAAAACTGTCTATCGTGATATGCAATTTGTTGAAGCCTTCCTTTCTGTCTGGAATATTTATCCAGACAAAAAGGTCGGTGCGGGAATCATGTTAACCACGGATGACGACAGACACCTCGCGTTGCTGGAACAGCAAATTGTCGTGGACGACGGGGACACCGATGCCCTCATCAACAATGCTCGCCGCGTCAAAATTGCCTCGCAGCTGTTAAGCGATACGCCTCATGAAACGTCCATCAGCAAGCTGTCAGAACGCTATTTTATCAGCAGCGCCTCTATCGTTAACGATCTGAAAATCATCGAAAGCTGGCTACATCCACTGGGGCTGGCGCTGGTGCGCAGTCAGAGCGGCACACACATTGAAGGCAGTGAAAATCAGGTGCGTCAGGCGATGGCCTCGCTCATTAATGACGTAATGCACCATAAAGAACCCGGCCCGCTTAGCCATTCTCGTCTCGACCCCGGCAGCTATAAGGCGCTGATTAATTATTTCGGTGAAGAAGACGTGTCCTTCGTCGAATCGCTGTTACAAGGCATGGAGGGGCAGCTTTCTTATCCGCTCGGCGAGCCTTATTACATCAACATTTTCACGCATACTTTAATTATGATGCACCGGATTGCGCAGGGGAAAGCGTTAATGATGGCGGAAGAATCCGTTCATCAGCAGGTTGATAATCGCATCTTCTCTGTCGCTCAAAATATGGTGAGCCAAATAGAGCAGCGAGTCGAGAGCACGCTGCCTTCGGATGAAGTCTGGTTCATTTATCAATATATTATTTCTTCGGGCATTGTGATGGAGGAGCGGGAAAATAACCAACTGCTGCGTTATCAATTCTCTAACGGTGAATCACGCAGAATAACGCGCGCCTTGACACAGATATTTTCTGATTTAATCAATATCGACCTGCGCACGGATAAGTTATTACATGAAGGATTGCTTATTCACATTAAGCCGTTGCTGAACCGTATGAAATACCAAATACATATTCGCAACCCGTTATTAGACGATATCAAAAGCGAATTTGTCGATATTTATGAAATGACTCAGCAAGCCATGAGTGAAGTCTGTCAGCGGTTTCAATTAAAACCGGTCGCTGAGGATGAAGTCGGCTATTTGACCATTCATTTTCAAGCCGCATTGGAACGCCAAATTGCGCATAAACGTATTCTGGTGGTGTGTTCCAGCGGTGTCGGAACGTCGCATCTATTGAAAAACCGTATTCTGCGCGCGTTTCCTGACTGGATTATTGTTGGCGTGATCTCGGCCAGCAATATGCAAACGTTTTGCCAGCAGGAAGAAATTGAGCTGATTATTTCCACGATTCATCTGGAAGAACAACACATTCCTGTCGTCTATGTTTCTGCCTTTTTTAACGACGATGACATTAAGCGCGTGACCGAAAAAGTTATCACTAATCAGCTGCATCAGGCCGTCCCTCACTGATTTCTCGGCCGAACGTTAATTTTTTAATTTTATAGATGAGGTGTGCTCAATGGATATCAATAAAATACTGAATGCCAATCGCGTGAAGTTAAACATGTCCGCGACCAATAAAGATGAAGCCATTAATGAATTAACCGATCTGTTGTATGCCGATGGCGCTATTACCAATAAACAGGATTTTATTCACGATGTCTGGTTACGTGAAGCCGAAGGCTCAACCGGTTTTGAAAACCATATTGCGATCCCTCATGGGAAATCCTCCGCCGTCAAACAAACCACGCTCGCGATTGGCCGCACCCGTCAGGATATTCCCTGGGAGACGCTGGACGGTAGCCAGGTTCGCTGCATCATTCTTTTTGCCGTGCGTCTGGAAGATCAGAACACGACACACATTCGCCTGCTGTCTCAGGTTGCCAGTGCACTGGCCGATGATGAGGTGATTGCTCAACTGCTGGACGAATCCGATCCCCATAAAATTATTCGGCTGTTTAGTCAGTACGCAGAAACAGCGCCCGTCACTCCGACATAAAACGAGGCTCAAAATGAATATTGTTTGTGTTGCCGCCTGCACGGCAGGCATTGCGCATACCTATATCGCACGCGAGAAACTCATTAAGGGTGCGAACGCCTTAAATTACGCCATTAAAGTGGAAACCCAAGGCACCATTGGTACGGAGAATGAATTAACGCCCGAGGAGATAGCCGCAGCCGATGTCGTTATTTTGGCTATCGATATCAAAATAACAGGCGAAGAGCGATTTAAGGGTAAACCCGTCGTTCGAGTAAAAACGGAGGTCGTTATTAAATCTCCAATTAAATTTCTGGAAAAAGTCGCTAGTTCTTTAGCGGGTGCCTGAATAGCTAATTTTCGGGGTAATCATAATGAACACCAGAAAAATCACCGTTGGACAGGAAATAAAACGGCATCTCCTTACCGGTATTTCCTGGATGATCCCGCTCATTGTCGCCGCCGGGATCTGTATTGCCCTCGGTCAGGTGATCGGCGGCCCGGATGTCGGCAAGCAAACCGGCAGCATCGCGTGGATGCTCAACCAGATCGGCGGCTGGGGCATGGGGCTGATTGTACCGCTGATCAGCGCCGCTATCGCTTACTCCATTGCCGATCGTCCCGGCTTCGCTCCCGGCCTGATTGTCGGCTTTATCTGCGGTCAGATTCAAACCGGGTTTATCGGCGGGATTCTCGGCGGCTTCTTAGTCGGCTATACCGTGCTGCTGCTGCGTCGCTACATCAAGCTGCCCACCTCGATGCAGGGACTGATGCCTGTCATGATCCTGCCGCTGCTCAGCACCATTATCGCCGGGCTGCTGATGATGACGTTTATCGGCCAGCCCATCGTCTGGCTGCAAAAAGCGCTGATTCATCTGCTGGAATCCATGCAGGGCGGCTCGAAATTCCTGATGGGGGCGATTTTGGGGGCGATGGCAACCTTCGATTTCGGCGGACCGGTGAACAAGACGATGTCGCTCTTCGCGGACGGCATGCTGGTCGATGGCATCTACGGACCGGAAGCCGTCAAATTTGTCGGCTCAATGATTCCGCCTTTCGGCATCACGCTGTCCTTCCTGCTGACCCGCTACAAATACACCCGCGCTGAAAAAGAGGCGCTAAAAGCCGCCTTCCCGATGGGGATCTGCATGATTACCGAAGGGGTGATCCCGATTGCCGCACGCGACTTGTTCAGGGTGGTTGCCAGCTGCGTCGTCGCCTCGGCCATTGCGGGCGGACTCATCATGGTCTGGGGCGTGGAGGCGCCCGTGCCACACGGCGGCATGTTTGTGGTTCCGCTGTTTACCAAGCCGCTGATGTTCTGTCTGGCGCTCGGTATCGGCACGGTCATCTGCGGCGTGATGCTGTCGCTGATTAAGAAACGCGTCACGCAGGCAGATGAAGAGTTCGACGACGTTGACGACAGCAGCGTTCGTGACGAAGACATTAAATTCACTCTCGAATAACAGGAGCCGCCATGTATGCCGCAATGAAAACCCTCATTGATGACGCGTATCAACAGCAGTATGCCGTGCTCGCCATCAACTGTTTCAATCTGGAGACCGCACGTGCGGCCATAGCCGCCGCCGAGCAACAGCGTGCGCCGCTGATTCTTAATGTGTATCAGGGCCACAGCACGCACTTTCCGCCGCACCTCGCGGTGCCGCTAGTCAACGCGCTGGCCGAGCAGGCCACCGTTCCAGTGGCGCTCAGTCTGGATCACGGCACAGCTTTCAGCCTGATTGGGCAGGCGTTCCGCGCCGGCTTTACCGGACTGATGATCGATGCCTCCAGCCATCCGCTGGCGGAAAACATCCTGCGCACAAAGCAGGTAGTCACCATCGCGGCGACCGCAGGCGTCTGTGTGGAAGGCGAGCTTGGGCATATCGCCGATGCGCCCGTCTACGACCAAGAGGATGCCGCAGTGAAAATGACACAGGTGGAAGACGTCATTCCCTTTATCCGGCAAACCGGTATCGACCTGCTTGCCGTGTCGGTCGGCACCGCCCATGGCATTTATCCACCGGGGGTGACGCCACGGATTGATTTTGAGCGTCTCGAAGCCCTGCATCGGGAATCGACCGTGCCGCTAGCGCTGCACGGCGGTAGCGGCACCAAGGCCGACGATATTCGCCGCGTCAGCCGTCACGGTGTCGCCAAAATCAACGTTGGCGCAGCCGTTTTTGAAGCAGGAAAAACCGTGTTGCAGCGGGCGCTGCATCAGCACCCAGCGACAGAGCTGTCCGACCTGCTGGCGACGATGGAATCCGCCTGCCGCGATGTGGTCGCCGATTATCTCAGTTGGTCCGGTTCCGCCAACCAAGCCTGATCGTTCGTCCTTTACCGACTTTCGCCATCAGTGGTTTTCCACTGGTACAGGAACATTTTGCCCTTTATCCGACACAGGAGAGACATAACATGTTGATTTCAATGACCGATATCCTTAAGCCCACGCGTGAACATCGCTTCGCTATCGGCGCCTTTAACGTGGCCGACAGCTGCTTTATCCGCGCCGTGGTGGAAGAAGCCGAAGCAACGAATACTCCAGCCATTATCTCTATCCACCCGAGCGAGCTGGAATTCGTGACCGATGAATTCTTCGCCTATGTGCGAGAAAGAACATTGCGTAGCCCGGTGCCGTTTGTCATCCACCTCGATCATGGCGCGTCGATCGCACACGTCCTGCGCGCTATTCAGTGCGGATTTACCTCCGTGATGATCGACGGTTCGCTGCTGCCTTATGAAGAAAACGTGGCGCTTACGACCGAAGTGGTGAAGCTGGCACATGCCGTTGGTGTTTCCGTGGAGGGGGAATTAGGGACGATTGGTGATACTGGCACCACGATAGAAGGCGGCGTTAGCAAAGTGATCTACACCGACCCCGAGCAGGCGGAAGATTTCGTCAACCGGACGGGCGTTGATACGTTAGCCGTCGCTATCGGCACCGCGCACGGTATCTATCCCAAAGACCTGAAGCCAGAGCTGCAAATGCATATCCTGCGGGATATCTCGCAGCGGGTCTCGATTCCGCTCGTCCTGCACGGTGGTTCCGCCAACCCAGACGCCGAAATTGCCGAAGCGGTAACGCTTGGCGTGGGCAAAATCAATATCTCCAGCGACATGAAATTCGCCTATTTCCAGAAAGCGCGGGAAATCCTCAGCCGTGAAACCTGGTGGGATCCGAATGCCATCTACCCAGAACCGATTAAGGCGGCAAAAGAGGTGATTCGCTACAAAATGGCGCTCTTCGGTTCGACAGGCAAAGCCGATTTATATTGATACCCAATGCGTCAGGTTGGCATGTTCACGAAACCAATCTGGCGCTTCACGATAAAAACAACATATTAATAGTGCTAATTAATTTTATTAACCTAATTCTGAAAATCAAACGTTCTGTCTTTTCAACCCCGTCTATACTTTAATTATTTTAATCAAATAGCTTTCCAGTGTCATTTACTAACGACATGAAATAGTAGACAAAAAAGGGGATTTTATGAACGCAACAGCTGAACTTTACGAATCAAAGAAGATTTCATGGGGCAGTATCATCGCTGGCGTTGTCACCGTATTAGCCGTTTCTTTACTGCTTTCCACATTAGGCACAAGTTTCGGCCTCGCCATTGTCGATCCTTTATCGGATGAACCGGTCAGCGGCGTTGGCACCACCGTTCTACTGTGGTCGTCTTTATCTATTATCATCAGTTTGGCTGCGGGCGGATTTATTGCGGGGAGGCTGGCCGCGATTGATGGCATCATTCATGGTTTTATGGTCTGGGCAACAACACTGCTCGTGGCCGTGATTCTCGGCGGGATGCTGATTGGCGGTACACTGAAAGCAACGGGTAATGCACTAGGCTCTGTCGCTTCTGCGACAGGTAGTGCGCTGTCCGGCGCAGGTTCGGCCGTGGGAGGGGGTCTTCAAGGGCTGGCGAATCTTGGTTCTCAGGCATTTGGTAACATTGAACTAGATTCTTCATTACAACCGGAAGAAATCACTCAGGAAGTTGCCAACGCGCTGCGTAAAAGTGATATCGACTCCCTCCATCCTGACTATATGAAACAACAGTTGGAGGCCGCGAAAAAAGATATTAGCACAGCGGTGAAAGCCATCGCGGTAAACGGTGAAGACAGTGAAAAAGTGATTCAGGACCTTCTGGCCAAACTAAAAAAACGTGGTGAAGCATTAACTCAGGATGTCGATCGTGACAGCCTGACCAAAACGCTAGCGGATAATACCAGCCTGTCACAGGACGAGGTGAATAAAACCGTCGATAATCTGATTGCCGCGAAAAACAAAACCGCTGAGTTAGTGAATACCCGCTTGCAGGATGTCGAAGCCAACATTGAGCAGGCAAAACAGCAGTATGAGGCGCTAAAACAAAAAGCACGTGAGCAAGCTGCAGAAGCCGCCGCCGCAGGTGCGAAAGCCGCGCTGTGGTCCTTCTTTGCGCTGTTAATTGGTGCCATCGTCAGCCTGTTTTCTGGTCTATGGGGGGTTAAAACCAGCGCACGCTATCGCCACACTGCACAAGTATAGGGATGAACGCCGCGTGATAGTGTTTGTCACAAGACAGTAAAAAAACGGCCACGAAGATAACCTAGTGGCCGTTTTTTATCGGATAAATACACCGACGTTAGACCTCGATCTCCGCCTTGTCGCCCTTCTCTTGCAGCCAGTTGCGGCGATCTTCAGAACGTTTCTTCGCTAGCAGCATATCCATCATCGCCATCGTCTGATCGACATCGTCTTCGTTGATGGTCAACTGCACCAGACGGCGAGTGTTGGGATCCAGCGTGGTTTCACGCAGCTGTAGCGGGTTCATTTCGCCCAGACCTTTAAAGCGCTGTACGTTAGGCTTGCCTTTCTTGCGCTTAAGCTGTTCCAGCACGCCCGCTTTTTCCTCTTCGTCCAGCGCGTAGTACACCTCTTTGCCCAGATCGATACGGTACAACGGCGGCATGGCAACATAAACGTGCCCGCCCTGAACCAGTGCCCGGAAATGGCGGACAAACAGCGCGCACAGCAGCGTCGCAATGTGCAGACCATCGGAATCCGCATCCGCCAGAATACAGATCTTGCCGTAACGCAGTTGGCTGAGATCGGCGCTGTCAGGATCGATACCGATCGCGACTGAAATATCGTGTACTTCCTGCGACGCCAGAACCTCATCGGAGGACACTTCCCAGGTATTCAGGATCTTACCTTTCAATGGCATGATCGCCTGGAATTCACGTTCGCGCGCCTGCTTCGCCGACCCGCCCGCCGAATCCCCTTCTACCAGGAACAGCTCCGTCCGGTTAAGATCCTGCGAGGTACAATCGGCCAGCTTGCCAGGTAGCGCTGGCCCACTGGTCAGCTTTTTACGCACCACTTTCTTGGCGGCGCGCATACGGCGCTGAGCGCTGGAAATCGCCAGCTCGGCCAACTGCTCCGCAGCCTGTACGTTCTGGTTCAGCCACAGGCTGAAAGCATCTTTCACCACGCCGGACACAAACGCGGCGCACTGGCGAGAAGAAAGGCGTTCTTTGGTCTGCCCGGCAAACTGCGGTTCCTGCATTTTGACCGACAGCACGTAAGCACAGCGTTCCCAGATGTCATCTGCACTCAGCTTCACACCGCGCGGCAGAATATTGCGGAATTCACAGAATTCACGCATCGCATCCAGTAGTCCCTGACGCAGGCCGTTAACGTGCG
The nucleotide sequence above comes from Pectobacterium brasiliense. Encoded proteins:
- a CDS encoding BglG family transcription antiterminator; this translates as MMQPLTSRQNRLLKYLLQHQGYVTVKDIAHYLDVSEKTVYRDMQFVEAFLSVWNIYPDKKVGAGIMLTTDDDRHLALLEQQIVVDDGDTDALINNARRVKIASQLLSDTPHETSISKLSERYFISSASIVNDLKIIESWLHPLGLALVRSQSGTHIEGSENQVRQAMASLINDVMHHKEPGPLSHSRLDPGSYKALINYFGEEDVSFVESLLQGMEGQLSYPLGEPYYINIFTHTLIMMHRIAQGKALMMAEESVHQQVDNRIFSVAQNMVSQIEQRVESTLPSDEVWFIYQYIISSGIVMEERENNQLLRYQFSNGESRRITRALTQIFSDLINIDLRTDKLLHEGLLIHIKPLLNRMKYQIHIRNPLLDDIKSEFVDIYEMTQQAMSEVCQRFQLKPVAEDEVGYLTIHFQAALERQIAHKRILVVCSSGVGTSHLLKNRILRAFPDWIIVGVISASNMQTFCQQEEIELIISTIHLEEQHIPVVYVSAFFNDDDIKRVTEKVITNQLHQAVPH
- a CDS encoding PTS sugar transporter subunit IIA, coding for MDINKILNANRVKLNMSATNKDEAINELTDLLYADGAITNKQDFIHDVWLREAEGSTGFENHIAIPHGKSSAVKQTTLAIGRTRQDIPWETLDGSQVRCIILFAVRLEDQNTTHIRLLSQVASALADDEVIAQLLDESDPHKIIRLFSQYAETAPVTPT
- a CDS encoding PTS fructose transporter subunit IIB, whose translation is MNIVCVAACTAGIAHTYIAREKLIKGANALNYAIKVETQGTIGTENELTPEEIAAADVVILAIDIKITGEERFKGKPVVRVKTEVVIKSPIKFLEKVASSLAGA
- a CDS encoding PTS fructose transporter subunit IIC, producing the protein MNTRKITVGQEIKRHLLTGISWMIPLIVAAGICIALGQVIGGPDVGKQTGSIAWMLNQIGGWGMGLIVPLISAAIAYSIADRPGFAPGLIVGFICGQIQTGFIGGILGGFLVGYTVLLLRRYIKLPTSMQGLMPVMILPLLSTIIAGLLMMTFIGQPIVWLQKALIHLLESMQGGSKFLMGAILGAMATFDFGGPVNKTMSLFADGMLVDGIYGPEAVKFVGSMIPPFGITLSFLLTRYKYTRAEKEALKAAFPMGICMITEGVIPIAARDLFRVVASCVVASAIAGGLIMVWGVEAPVPHGGMFVVPLFTKPLMFCLALGIGTVICGVMLSLIKKRVTQADEEFDDVDDSSVRDEDIKFTLE
- a CDS encoding class II fructose-bisphosphate aldolase; this translates as MYAAMKTLIDDAYQQQYAVLAINCFNLETARAAIAAAEQQRAPLILNVYQGHSTHFPPHLAVPLVNALAEQATVPVALSLDHGTAFSLIGQAFRAGFTGLMIDASSHPLAENILRTKQVVTIAATAGVCVEGELGHIADAPVYDQEDAAVKMTQVEDVIPFIRQTGIDLLAVSVGTAHGIYPPGVTPRIDFERLEALHRESTVPLALHGGSGTKADDIRRVSRHGVAKINVGAAVFEAGKTVLQRALHQHPATELSDLLATMESACRDVVADYLSWSGSANQA
- a CDS encoding ketose-bisphosphate aldolase is translated as MLISMTDILKPTREHRFAIGAFNVADSCFIRAVVEEAEATNTPAIISIHPSELEFVTDEFFAYVRERTLRSPVPFVIHLDHGASIAHVLRAIQCGFTSVMIDGSLLPYEENVALTTEVVKLAHAVGVSVEGELGTIGDTGTTIEGGVSKVIYTDPEQAEDFVNRTGVDTLAVAIGTAHGIYPKDLKPELQMHILRDISQRVSIPLVLHGGSANPDAEIAEAVTLGVGKINISSDMKFAYFQKAREILSRETWWDPNAIYPEPIKAAKEVIRYKMALFGSTGKADLY
- the parE gene encoding DNA topoisomerase IV subunit B yields the protein MAQSSYNADAIEVLSGLEPVRRRPGMYTDTTRPNHLGQEVIDNSVDEALAGHARRIDVILHADQSLEVIDDGRGMPVDIHPEEGVPAVELILCRLHAGGKFSGKNYQFSGGLHGVGISVVNALSTRVEVTVKRDGQVYDIAFENGDKVQELTVTGTCGRRNTGTRVHFWPDEKFFDSARFSVSRLTHLLKAKAVLCPGVEIIFKDKVNNTEQRWCYQDGLNDYLCEAVNGLITLPEKPFLGSITGDTEAVDWALLWLPEGGELLTESYVNLIPTPMGGTHVNGLRQGLLDAMREFCEFRNILPRGVKLSADDIWERCAYVLSVKMQEPQFAGQTKERLSSRQCAAFVSGVVKDAFSLWLNQNVQAAEQLAELAISSAQRRMRAAKKVVRKKLTSGPALPGKLADCTSQDLNRTELFLVEGDSAGGSAKQAREREFQAIMPLKGKILNTWEVSSDEVLASQEVHDISVAIGIDPDSADLSQLRYGKICILADADSDGLHIATLLCALFVRHFRALVQGGHVYVAMPPLYRIDLGKEVYYALDEEEKAGVLEQLKRKKGKPNVQRFKGLGEMNPLQLRETTLDPNTRRLVQLTINEDDVDQTMAMMDMLLAKKRSEDRRNWLQEKGDKAEIEV